The following proteins come from a genomic window of Proteiniphilum propionicum:
- a CDS encoding DUF2156 domain-containing protein produces the protein MLTFKTIELKDRDIINSYLEKQNYRASDLCFTNLFTWGKKFSTQFAVSDNLLFIRFRDNNNRNSYLKPVGLGDIKKGIEIIIDDHKQFGSVFQIRGVTKEMIREIEEAMPGRFEYNLNRSVSDYIYTTEKLIHLKGKKLQSKRNHINRFKRENEWQYKSLTGNRVLVEECKSMLDKWMKINGEEKDPSLVYDDYATTQMLYNFEYLNLMGGLICVNSEIVAFSIGEKLTQDTVVVHVEKAFTTTHGAYNIINQQFVENEASEFTYVNREEDMGIDNLRQAKLSYQPDIILEKYNARFKS, from the coding sequence ATGCTTACATTTAAAACAATAGAATTAAAGGATAGAGACATAATAAATTCATATCTCGAAAAACAAAATTACAGAGCTTCGGATTTATGTTTTACAAACCTGTTCACATGGGGAAAGAAGTTCAGCACACAATTCGCAGTAAGTGATAATCTGCTGTTTATTAGGTTTAGAGACAATAATAATCGCAACTCATACCTTAAGCCTGTTGGATTGGGAGACATTAAAAAGGGTATAGAAATAATCATAGATGATCATAAGCAGTTCGGTTCCGTTTTTCAGATTAGAGGTGTGACAAAAGAGATGATCAGAGAAATTGAAGAAGCGATGCCGGGAAGGTTCGAATATAACCTTAACAGAAGTGTTTCAGATTACATATACACCACCGAAAAACTGATACATCTTAAAGGGAAGAAGCTGCAAAGTAAACGTAATCATATCAACCGGTTTAAACGTGAAAATGAGTGGCAGTACAAATCACTTACAGGTAATCGTGTATTGGTAGAAGAGTGCAAAAGCATGCTTGACAAGTGGATGAAGATTAACGGTGAAGAGAAAGACCCCTCACTCGTATATGATGATTACGCAACGACACAGATGTTGTATAATTTTGAATATCTTAATTTGATGGGAGGGCTGATATGCGTGAACAGCGAAATTGTTGCCTTCAGCATTGGAGAGAAGCTTACACAAGACACTGTTGTAGTTCATGTGGAGAAAGCTTTTACAACCACTCACGGTGCATACAACATCATTAATCAGCAATTTGTCGAAAATGAGGCTTCAGAATTTACCTATGTGAATCGTGAAGAGGACATGGGGATTGATAATCTACGTCAGGCTAAGCTTTCCTATCAGCCTGATATTATTTTGGAAAAATACAACGCAAGATTCAAAAGCTAA
- a CDS encoding GNAT family N-acetyltransferase, with amino-acid sequence MIQFADDNTKQQVWDMWKTVFNDPDDYMEVYFRWKYLNENTLIYIEDGKAVSSLQMLSYQFTFCGTEIPAIYLSGVCTLPEYREKGYSRQLLIKSFDVAAGRNVPIILLVPQEEWLLRFYDKLGFARTFDPGAEALPSLKELTQKYPGDLYAAFREFDSLFRHKDVTVQKSFDDFYAMVEEAALFGFPPKKNLMGMARVIDAHRLISIFAERYPQTAFSISVRDELLKVNSASFTVVGGEARRYSPPEKSLFHANIRKLAQLLFGYHTLGDEEPFSAVFPEKVPSMSYMLE; translated from the coding sequence ATGATTCAATTTGCCGACGATAATACAAAACAGCAGGTTTGGGATATGTGGAAAACCGTGTTCAACGATCCGGATGACTATATGGAGGTTTATTTTCGCTGGAAATACCTTAACGAGAATACGCTTATATATATTGAAGATGGCAAAGCTGTTTCCTCTCTGCAGATGTTGTCTTACCAGTTCACTTTTTGCGGGACGGAAATTCCTGCTATCTATCTTTCCGGTGTGTGTACCTTGCCTGAATACAGAGAAAAAGGGTATAGCCGGCAACTGCTGATAAAAAGTTTTGACGTCGCTGCCGGCAGGAATGTGCCAATCATCTTGCTTGTGCCTCAGGAAGAGTGGCTGTTGAGGTTTTATGACAAATTGGGTTTTGCCCGTACTTTTGACCCCGGAGCGGAGGCTTTGCCTTCTCTGAAAGAGTTGACGCAAAAATATCCGGGCGATCTGTACGCCGCATTCAGGGAGTTTGACTCTTTGTTCCGTCATAAAGATGTGACTGTTCAGAAGTCGTTCGATGATTTTTATGCCATGGTTGAGGAGGCGGCACTTTTCGGGTTCCCTCCCAAAAAAAACCTGATGGGTATGGCGCGAGTGATTGATGCACATAGACTGATCTCGATATTTGCCGAACGGTACCCGCAAACAGCGTTTTCTATATCTGTACGGGATGAACTGCTGAAAGTAAACAGTGCCTCTTTTACAGTTGTGGGAGGAGAAGCTAGGAGATACAGCCCTCCAGAAAAATCTCTCTTTCATGCAAATATCCGAAAATTGGCGCAATTGCTTTTCGGATATCACACTTTAGGGGATGAAGAGCCATTTAGTGCTGTTTTCCCTGAAAAAGTCCCTTCTATGAGCTATATGCTGGAGTGA
- a CDS encoding RNA polymerase sigma-70 factor: MDNHQSDAHDVRERALVFRLVNNDEEAFSELYASYKDRLIYFAMRFVKSREFAEDIFHDVFSVIWQSRHFINPEYSFSSYVYTMVKNRVLNMLRGIESEKRVMQAILSQAIDYNDDTSRNVLYNELNEIIEKAINRLTPRQKEIFRMSREEHMSHREIAQKLNLSIYTVQEHITQALKSIRCFLAKYPGSMADLLLILICLNI; this comes from the coding sequence ATGGATAATCATCAGTCTGATGCACACGATGTTCGCGAGAGAGCCCTTGTCTTCCGTCTTGTGAACAATGATGAAGAGGCTTTCAGTGAATTATATGCCAGCTACAAGGACCGGTTGATCTATTTTGCGATGAGATTTGTTAAATCAAGAGAATTTGCTGAAGATATTTTTCATGATGTGTTTTCGGTTATCTGGCAATCCCGTCATTTTATCAATCCGGAGTATTCTTTTTCATCTTATGTTTATACCATGGTAAAAAACAGGGTATTGAACATGTTGAGGGGAATAGAAAGTGAGAAGAGAGTCATGCAGGCAATTCTTTCGCAAGCTATCGATTACAATGACGACACAAGCCGGAACGTTCTGTATAATGAATTAAATGAAATTATTGAAAAAGCTATAAATCGTCTTACACCACGACAAAAAGAGATATTCCGGATGAGTAGAGAAGAGCATATGTCGCACCGTGAAATAGCTCAAAAACTGAACCTTTCCATATATACCGTGCAGGAACATATTACGCAGGCTTTAAAATCAATAAGATGCTTTTTGGCGAAATACCCCGGGAGTATGGCCGATCTGTTGTTGATCCTGATTTGTTTAAATATATAA
- a CDS encoding FecR family protein — translation MKGNKDKTTVIHRFLNGTYTVDEAYAFLEESNDPVNKDIIEEAAFSVWEESQFLEKTGDPLNKEYKEEAYTILKDIEKKKKRSLKPLFLVAGSIAAAIAVIFSFFRLYEGVSRQDIYYECIETTYGERKDITLPDGSMVTLNSCSRLRYPAKFTQQAREVMLQGEAFFDVARDPDRQFVVTAGQFCVKVLGTAFNIKSYDMDEITSVKVDRGKVQIEMPEATMRLSAQERVEVNSLRGTIKKHQDLYETAGWRKGCLYFDATPIQDVARELEREYNCSIVFQEGQEFDNLISGEHDNQSLESVLQSLEYISGIKYNKDNYHILLYK, via the coding sequence ATGAAAGGGAATAAAGATAAAACAACAGTTATTCATCGTTTTCTGAATGGGACTTATACCGTAGACGAGGCTTACGCCTTTTTGGAGGAGAGTAATGATCCCGTCAATAAAGATATTATTGAGGAGGCTGCATTCAGCGTCTGGGAGGAATCGCAGTTCCTCGAAAAAACCGGGGACCCGCTGAATAAGGAATATAAAGAAGAAGCTTACACTATTTTAAAAGATATTGAGAAAAAGAAAAAAAGATCCCTAAAGCCTTTGTTTTTAGTGGCAGGAAGCATTGCAGCCGCAATAGCGGTCATCTTTTCCTTTTTTCGCCTATATGAGGGGGTTTCCCGTCAGGATATTTATTATGAATGCATTGAAACTACTTATGGGGAAAGGAAAGATATTACTTTACCGGATGGGTCAATGGTTACCCTCAATTCTTGTTCCCGGTTGCGTTATCCTGCAAAATTCACACAGCAGGCTCGTGAAGTGATGCTTCAGGGTGAGGCTTTTTTCGATGTTGCCAGGGATCCCGACCGGCAGTTTGTGGTGACTGCCGGGCAGTTTTGTGTGAAGGTCTTGGGCACGGCATTCAATATCAAGTCATACGATATGGATGAAATTACCTCCGTTAAGGTTGATAGAGGTAAGGTTCAGATTGAAATGCCGGAGGCAACCATGAGACTCTCTGCACAGGAACGGGTTGAGGTGAATTCCCTTAGGGGTACGATAAAAAAACATCAGGATCTATACGAGACGGCAGGCTGGAGAAAAGGGTGCCTCTATTTTGACGCTACTCCTATTCAGGACGTAGCCAGAGAGCTGGAGAGAGAATACAATTGTTCTATAGTCTTTCAGGAGGGACAGGAGTTTGATAACCTTATTTCAGGAGAGCACGACAATCAGAGTCTTGAGTCCGTTCTGCAGTCACTTGAGTATATTTCAGGAATCAAATACAATAAAGACAACTATCACATACTTTTATATAAATAA
- a CDS encoding TonB-dependent receptor — protein MNNLTAVNKNLKNIILFFSFLCLNLLLVTPSYGQNVKEKNITFYVKNGQLVDVLNKISQKTSFKFFYDQSTLRKVPPVTIDVKDAGIQELLDVITEQTKLYFYRTDNTISISKTPPVIQKAITGNQNQQEKVVTGKITDEAGDPVIGANIIEKDVVSNGTVTDIDGNFSLKVKSNATITISYIGYVEQEILVGDRSFFSIVLKEDTKTLDELVVVGYGTQKKLNLTGAVASVSGDVLSDRPIGNIAQGLQGVIPNLNITFTSGQPSAGAGINIRGNTSLNGGSALVLIDGVEGDLSLINPQDVENVSVLKDASSAAIYGARAAFGVMLVTTKQGRENQKIKINYNNNLAWSTPARLPEMPRADVWARAWNDAYDSESPGDYYFNDRFLAALDAHIADPENNPAILVDTEGIQSPNYTPNNPGWAYVGNTDWIHEFYKDAAFMQQHNLSISGGSDKSSYYLSGGFKDQGGIFRYGNDDYKRYNLSFTFDTKMTDWLDLGFSTKYNYTNNDEPYKAGSSAETWYYEVYRMFPTLSVFLPNGDFAGMSLSRGNFNVIGHMAEAGRSISTGNDMWYTGRFDLHPFKGLSIKGNYTLNKYFGRSKIHRKTVYQTMPEGVAPVESQTPNFVSNGNSENNYQTFNVWAEYNWDIDKLHNFKAMGGYNQEGKDYKGLSFRMSDLFDNETPISDLAINYVSNNETDTRWRVQGLFYRLNYDFKSKYLLELNGRYDGSSKFPSGKRHVFVPSASAGWRISEESFFTPLRGVIDNLKLRASVGVLGNQAISSYFSYIASLTGGAMSNYMMNGEPLTYLSAPSLPNNVTWEKVISSDAGIDLALFDNRLSGSFDYYIRDTKDMIRSVTLPAVLGTSGGQENLADMRTKGWELEVSWRDKISNVLGSPLTYSLSAGLSDYQAEITKFDNPTGSLSMYYKGWKMGDYWGYVTDGFIRDEHEAARMNYIQSYIYHTWKPGDIRYKDVNNDGVINIGKNTLDDPGDLVIIGNNTPRYRYNAQLDINWKGIGLWVMFDGVGKRDVWTSSDQFWGFPRGIYNGNIFQYHIDNTWSPENPDAYYPRKSLNNRNIQRQSKYLLNAAYLRLKGLTFSYNLPKKYVSSLFIEQLRIYVSGNNLWEKTHMPPFMTPDITESLSDGGSNSGKEYAFMRNFSLGANITF, from the coding sequence ATGAATAATCTGACAGCTGTGAACAAAAATCTTAAAAACATTATTCTGTTTTTTTCTTTTCTCTGTCTGAACCTTTTGTTGGTAACTCCTTCCTACGGTCAGAACGTTAAGGAAAAAAACATCACATTTTATGTTAAAAATGGGCAGTTGGTTGATGTCCTTAACAAAATCAGCCAGAAAACAAGCTTTAAATTTTTCTATGATCAGAGCACCTTACGCAAAGTTCCGCCAGTGACTATTGATGTAAAGGATGCCGGTATACAGGAGTTGCTGGATGTTATTACCGAACAAACAAAACTCTACTTTTACCGGACAGATAATACAATATCAATAAGCAAAACCCCACCAGTAATACAAAAGGCAATTACAGGCAATCAGAACCAACAGGAGAAAGTAGTTACGGGAAAAATCACCGATGAAGCCGGTGATCCGGTTATTGGTGCCAACATTATTGAAAAAGATGTCGTAAGTAACGGAACGGTTACTGATATAGACGGCAATTTTTCGCTGAAGGTAAAATCAAATGCAACGATAACCATTTCTTACATAGGTTATGTGGAACAGGAGATACTAGTGGGGGACAGGAGTTTTTTCAGTATTGTACTGAAAGAAGATACCAAAACCCTGGATGAGCTCGTAGTTGTCGGGTATGGGACACAGAAAAAACTCAATCTTACAGGTGCCGTCGCATCTGTTTCGGGCGATGTGCTGAGTGATAGGCCAATAGGCAATATTGCGCAGGGGTTGCAAGGGGTCATACCCAACTTGAACATCACCTTTACAAGCGGACAGCCATCGGCAGGTGCCGGGATCAATATCAGGGGTAACACATCGTTAAACGGCGGGTCGGCCCTTGTGTTGATCGATGGCGTAGAGGGCGACCTCTCCCTGATTAACCCGCAGGACGTAGAGAATGTTTCCGTTTTGAAAGATGCCTCTTCGGCTGCCATTTATGGTGCCCGTGCCGCATTTGGTGTGATGCTGGTAACCACTAAGCAGGGACGTGAAAACCAGAAAATAAAGATCAACTATAATAATAACCTGGCATGGAGCACTCCGGCACGTTTGCCTGAGATGCCGAGAGCCGATGTATGGGCGAGAGCATGGAATGATGCGTATGACAGTGAGTCGCCGGGCGACTATTATTTCAACGACCGTTTCCTGGCTGCGCTTGATGCACATATTGCCGATCCTGAAAATAATCCGGCTATCCTGGTGGACACCGAAGGTATTCAGAGCCCCAATTATACACCTAATAATCCCGGTTGGGCCTATGTTGGTAATACGGATTGGATTCATGAGTTTTATAAGGATGCCGCATTTATGCAGCAACATAATCTCAGTATTTCAGGTGGTTCGGACAAATCAAGTTATTACCTTTCCGGCGGTTTTAAAGATCAGGGTGGAATCTTTCGTTATGGGAATGATGACTATAAACGTTATAACCTCTCTTTTACCTTCGATACAAAGATGACCGACTGGCTTGACCTCGGTTTTTCAACCAAATACAATTATACAAATAATGATGAACCGTATAAGGCTGGCTCATCTGCCGAGACCTGGTATTATGAAGTATATAGGATGTTTCCTACACTGTCGGTCTTTTTGCCCAATGGCGATTTTGCAGGAATGTCGCTGAGTCGCGGTAACTTTAATGTAATCGGTCATATGGCTGAGGCAGGACGTAGTATTAGTACCGGGAATGACATGTGGTATACCGGACGTTTCGACCTGCATCCATTCAAAGGCCTCTCTATTAAAGGAAACTATACGTTGAATAAATATTTCGGAAGAAGCAAAATACATCGTAAGACGGTTTACCAGACCATGCCCGAAGGGGTGGCTCCGGTTGAGAGCCAGACACCTAATTTTGTGTCTAACGGGAATAGCGAAAATAATTATCAGACATTCAACGTGTGGGCAGAATATAACTGGGATATAGACAAACTTCACAATTTCAAGGCGATGGGTGGATATAATCAGGAAGGAAAAGATTACAAGGGATTGTCATTCAGAATGTCAGACCTATTCGATAATGAAACTCCTATTTCCGATCTGGCCATAAACTATGTCAGCAATAACGAAACCGATACGCGATGGAGGGTACAGGGTCTGTTCTATCGGTTAAATTACGATTTCAAATCAAAATACCTTCTGGAATTGAACGGTCGCTATGACGGATCTTCAAAATTTCCTTCCGGCAAGCGCCATGTGTTCGTACCTTCTGCATCTGCCGGCTGGAGAATATCGGAAGAGAGTTTTTTCACTCCCCTACGCGGTGTGATAGATAACCTGAAACTCAGGGCATCTGTAGGGGTTCTGGGTAACCAGGCTATCAGTTCCTACTTCTCTTACATAGCATCTCTTACTGGTGGAGCCATGAGTAATTATATGATGAATGGCGAACCTCTCACCTATCTGTCGGCTCCCTCGTTGCCAAACAATGTTACATGGGAGAAAGTAATCAGCAGTGATGCCGGAATAGATCTGGCCTTGTTTGATAATCGCCTCTCCGGATCCTTCGATTATTATATCCGAGATACGAAAGATATGATACGCTCTGTGACACTTCCAGCTGTATTGGGTACCAGTGGAGGGCAGGAAAATCTTGCCGATATGCGAACCAAAGGATGGGAACTTGAAGTTTCCTGGAGGGATAAGATCAGCAATGTCCTGGGTAGCCCCTTGACCTATTCTTTATCGGCAGGTCTTTCTGATTATCAGGCTGAAATTACCAAATTTGATAACCCTACCGGTTCTTTGTCAATGTATTACAAGGGTTGGAAAATGGGAGACTATTGGGGATATGTTACTGATGGGTTTATAAGGGATGAGCATGAGGCTGCCCGTATGAATTATATACAAAGTTACATTTACCATACATGGAAGCCTGGAGATATCCGTTATAAGGATGTTAACAACGACGGGGTGATCAATATCGGTAAAAACACGTTGGATGATCCGGGTGACCTGGTGATTATTGGAAACAATACACCCAGATACCGCTATAACGCACAGCTGGATATCAATTGGAAAGGAATTGGCCTGTGGGTGATGTTCGACGGAGTAGGAAAGCGTGATGTGTGGACCAGCAGCGACCAGTTCTGGGGATTCCCGCGTGGCATCTACAACGGAAATATTTTCCAGTACCATATCGATAATACCTGGAGCCCGGAAAATCCTGATGCATACTATCCAAGAAAGTCGTTAAACAACAGGAATATACAGCGACAATCGAAATATTTATTGAATGCAGCCTATTTAAGATTGAAAGGCCTGACCTTCAGTTATAATCTTCCGAAGAAATACGTATCCAGTTTATTTATAGAGCAATTGAGAATTTATGTGAGCGGAAATAATCTGTGGGAAAAAACACATATGCCTCCGTTTATGACTCCCGATATAACGGAGAGCCTGAGCGATGGAGGGTCCAATTCAGGAAAAGAGTATGCTTTTATGCGAAATTTTTCTCTTGGAGCAAACATTACATTTTGA
- a CDS encoding RagB/SusD family nutrient uptake outer membrane protein yields MKKYIYLLTYITLTMISCNYLDVEPGDTITDTRFWATANGVALEQYCHTYYPSLVIGHGNPNSWDGSPLITGDLQSDNLLSGGANQIAFGKNVKNHTDGAWSWGVIRGCNAFLENYMRSPASANDKKHYAGEIYFFKAWDYFNKMKRFGDLPWYDKVLDKNDPDLYKKRDSRVLITDSILMCLDRAIEYLPKQTDVCKVSKNAALLLKARVCLYEGTWRRYRDMEGDEELLKKAYDTAGELMKTEYGHNLYTGNGTEMSYFNLFIQDHYQGNPEIILSREYDPAINMGHQISRQYPMSNYGMSRDCFEEYLCSRTGKPISVCGCHNPHMGYLSEMMDRDRRLVQTICVPDPNSPHAQYLYRKDGGLMKGGAPNIFNLFDGTNERPFYGTSVTGYCISKFYKASEWEGTEAFKGTTDAPVMRYAEVLLIRAEAGAELGLDPELDKTINALRRRVGFSFDLTANPVEDPDLVSKYPDIKGADKNLIREIRRERRIELFAEGYRWDDLCRWRAGVNLLNRERRGAIMDSKFYSAKEINMIREKIGFDEDGFITPYAIRVTYKPSFTEKNYLFNIPIEETSLNPNLLPDNPGW; encoded by the coding sequence ATGAAAAAATATATATATTTATTAACCTATATAACACTAACAATGATAAGCTGCAACTACCTGGATGTGGAACCTGGGGATACTATTACCGATACCCGGTTTTGGGCTACGGCCAACGGGGTTGCACTGGAACAGTATTGTCATACCTATTATCCAAGCCTGGTAATCGGACATGGGAACCCTAATTCGTGGGACGGCAGCCCCCTGATTACCGGCGATCTGCAATCCGATAACCTCTTGAGTGGAGGTGCGAATCAGATTGCATTCGGTAAAAATGTGAAAAACCATACCGATGGGGCATGGAGTTGGGGTGTTATACGCGGATGTAATGCATTTCTGGAGAATTACATGCGTAGTCCGGCATCGGCGAATGATAAAAAACATTATGCAGGAGAGATCTATTTCTTCAAAGCTTGGGATTACTTCAATAAAATGAAACGTTTTGGCGATCTGCCTTGGTATGACAAGGTGCTGGATAAAAACGATCCGGACCTTTACAAGAAAAGGGATTCACGCGTGCTCATAACAGACTCCATACTGATGTGCCTGGACAGGGCAATAGAGTACCTGCCCAAGCAGACCGATGTGTGTAAGGTGAGTAAAAATGCTGCTTTATTACTGAAAGCAAGAGTTTGTCTGTATGAAGGGACCTGGAGGCGTTACCGCGATATGGAGGGCGATGAAGAACTGTTAAAGAAGGCATACGATACCGCGGGTGAGTTGATGAAGACCGAATATGGGCATAATCTATATACTGGTAACGGCACGGAGATGAGCTATTTCAACCTCTTTATACAGGATCATTATCAGGGAAATCCTGAAATCATATTATCTCGTGAGTATGATCCCGCAATAAATATGGGACATCAGATCTCCAGGCAATATCCGATGAGTAATTACGGTATGAGTAGGGATTGTTTTGAAGAATATTTGTGTTCCAGAACAGGGAAACCGATATCTGTCTGCGGATGCCACAATCCCCACATGGGATATCTGTCGGAGATGATGGATCGTGATAGACGTCTCGTACAGACTATCTGCGTGCCTGATCCGAACAGTCCTCATGCACAGTATCTGTACAGGAAGGACGGAGGTCTTATGAAAGGAGGAGCTCCCAATATCTTCAATCTTTTTGACGGAACCAATGAACGGCCGTTTTACGGAACATCCGTTACAGGATATTGTATCAGTAAGTTCTATAAAGCTTCTGAATGGGAAGGTACCGAGGCTTTCAAAGGAACCACCGATGCACCGGTAATGCGTTATGCCGAGGTGTTGCTCATAAGAGCCGAAGCAGGGGCTGAACTGGGACTGGACCCGGAACTGGATAAAACGATCAATGCCTTGAGGCGGCGTGTAGGGTTCTCCTTCGACCTGACTGCCAACCCTGTTGAGGATCCTGACCTGGTCAGTAAATATCCCGATATAAAAGGAGCCGACAAAAATCTTATTCGCGAGATCAGGCGGGAACGTCGTATCGAACTGTTTGCCGAGGGCTATCGATGGGATGACCTTTGTCGCTGGAGAGCAGGAGTGAACCTGTTGAACCGTGAGCGGAGAGGAGCGATTATGGATTCCAAATTCTATTCAGCAAAAGAGATCAATATGATCAGGGAGAAAATAGGATTCGATGAGGATGGATTCATTACTCCTTATGCCATAAGGGTTACATATAAACCCTCTTTCACGGAAAAAAACTATCTGTTCAATATTCCCATTGAAGAGACTTCTCTTAATCCTAATCTATTACCCGATAATCCGGGATGGTAA
- a CDS encoding phosphodiester glycosidase family protein, whose product MIRINDLKSNKKYITLWYFVCMLFFSCSSSSDEVVVPGLHKGAKTPLMQSVADYMDKIQVVEKDSSYQLTEGLTITEVNFRYLTRPTRMFVAEIDLDKNLSVVTCTPNNENIQKTRQTIPEQMIWAEKAGKNVVLGVNGDFAGESADKTKLFTMNIFVKDGQILKETYYPGYEGLFVVLKNGESKIIHPKDFEGIKDDVLEAMGGYHSLVREGEENKEMPVDDLSMQFAPRTFIGLSKDNKRCFLFVIDGRQEGYSSGMRLEDVATLCKGAGCYNAINLDGGGSSTFVIKDKTGSFNVLNKPSDGQLRPVINGLVVIKK is encoded by the coding sequence ATGATACGAATAAATGATTTAAAATCGAATAAAAAATATATTACTCTCTGGTACTTTGTATGTATGCTGTTTTTCAGCTGCTCTTCTTCATCTGATGAGGTGGTGGTGCCCGGCTTGCACAAAGGGGCGAAAACCCCGTTGATGCAATCGGTTGCCGATTATATGGATAAGATCCAGGTGGTGGAAAAGGATTCGTCCTATCAGCTTACGGAGGGATTAACAATTACAGAGGTGAATTTCAGGTACTTGACCCGGCCTACCCGGATGTTTGTTGCCGAGATCGATTTAGATAAAAATCTTTCGGTTGTGACATGTACGCCCAACAATGAAAATATTCAGAAAACACGTCAGACAATTCCGGAACAAATGATTTGGGCAGAAAAAGCGGGAAAGAATGTCGTACTTGGCGTAAATGGTGATTTTGCAGGTGAAAGCGCTGATAAAACAAAATTGTTCACCATGAATATTTTTGTGAAGGACGGGCAGATACTGAAAGAGACCTATTATCCCGGGTATGAAGGCTTGTTTGTCGTTTTGAAGAATGGTGAAAGCAAAATAATTCACCCCAAGGACTTTGAGGGGATAAAAGACGATGTGCTGGAGGCCATGGGCGGATATCATTCGTTGGTAAGAGAGGGAGAGGAAAATAAAGAGATGCCTGTTGATGACCTTTCCATGCAGTTTGCTCCACGTACTTTTATTGGTTTGTCAAAAGATAATAAGAGATGTTTTCTGTTTGTGATAGATGGGCGTCAGGAAGGTTATTCTTCCGGGATGCGGCTGGAAGATGTCGCCACTTTATGTAAAGGCGCCGGATGCTACAATGCAATCAACCTGGATGGCGGAGGATCCAGTACTTTTGTCATCAAAGATAAAACAGGCAGTTTTAATGTATTGAACAAACCGTCCGACGGTCAATTGCGGCCGGTTATCAACGGATTAGTAGTTATAAAAAAATGA